AAATGGGTGGATACTTCGTAACgaattaatgaatattttggGTTTTGTCGAACGAATAGTGAATCAAAGTAAAAGCAAGCATATCCTAGATGAAAATATCTTAACAGTCTTTAAACAAAGAATGTTTTTAGCAATGAGATAGTGATCTAACATTACCATTGAACAAAAGAAATACTTACCTATTGCAATTGTGGTTTTTAGAGCGTAATAAGTTATAATGTAAATGTGCTATTGTATTTAAGTAACGCAACATTTTAAATGCAACACTAATGATGTTAGAAAGTAAATCGTCGAATCATTTAAGTAAGTTATGTTCAGAATAATACCtaagtaaatgtttttgtgttacatCAACTTAAACCTAGACTTCGTCTAAttcattgattgtttttttttaatgactagTTGCACTTATGGACGTTCTGCTGagcaaaacatgtttttgtgatcaattttttttttaagtgcatTTGTGATTGCAATATTTTTGAGCCCCTAGCGAGACTTATTTTACGATTATTTTGTAGTGTGGAATCAATTTTTGTAGCTGAAAGTCCGCAAAACATGACAATTGCTCTGAATAGCAATATTATAATCGTTTATTTTCAAGTTCTCGTAAATATCTGACAGATCTAGCCGCCATTTTGGTGACGAAAATTGACAGTTCATTTCTAACGTaagcaattttttaataatgcgtCAGAATGACGTCAATATCCTATGCGACAAGGGTCTGttaaaaattgaagaaaaatcTGATCAAATAAGAACAAAACATATCTTCAACCAGTGTACTATAAAAGGACAATCGATTATGTGATACAATGAACAAAGATGTGACAGTAAACGTTAATGTTTCAAAACTTAAAGTAAGGAAAGTTCTCGGAACTAAGTATTTAATTGATGGTTATCGATCGTTTTGGGCACAGGTAAAATGAGATGCTAATAATATGTTtgataattaacatttttgtcgTAACTATAGTTCAAGAGGTTGTGTTGTGGGAaggaattcattttaatttattaaaaacccCAAATTTTTTAGGCAAGTCACGGTCGGTAGTCGATTTCTGTGGTCACCATCTAGTGTGATTTGTTGTCAGGtgattttgtaatgttttttgaaatgttatatttaattttcatactgTAAACCTTTTTctgaaatgttatattaatagtttagaaACGCATTGAAGTGTTCCTCTATAATTCAAATTTGTTACCATATAAATTAAGCAGTACCAAAAGGAAAacagatgccgctctacaccatATATAGTCTCTGTCTCGCATAATGTAAAGACGTTCCAGTTGACCGTTAGATCaaaaaccatattattttaCGATTCTATTGATAGACGGAATGATGACGGTAATGATACTAAATTAGGTATTACAAAtcgtttttaatgtatttgaatGCAAGTCATTCGATACAGTTCAATAATGGCAATAGAgattataaatagatacattgatatgtatattataaagatGTACGTTTATAATACGGGGGAGGCTTTATTTAACACATACAGGGTGTAACAGAAATACGTGGTCATATTTTGCATACTactacatataattaaaaaatgaagggAAGAAACTGAGGAAGATTAAATTCTATGGgcagaataaaattattgttgctGAAATGTTCTATATGCATTGAATATGACCACTCATTTCCTCAACATCCTGTATTGCATTGACGtatattactaattatttaCGTAATTCAAATGCTATTGTCCGATCACAATGCACTAGCATGATTAGGTGTAAGTTTAGACGTTTTCGTAGACCAGTTGAATAAActtgtaattaagttttatttatttatagacaagTTAAGTGTATTCATTCGAGTTTGACTCGCGCTCGTTAACCTAATTTTGCCATGTCATACTACCCTGTCAAAAAATCTGGAATAATACATCCGGTTTCTAAAATGTGATTaatttttctgtttcttttcTATTGTAATTGGTCGCTCACAGCTCTTAAGAATGTTTGACAagtgttgaaatatttttcgtattGATCAGCTTTTCAGGAACAGAGGGTGCTTCGTTGTCATTAGTCAATAAATTTGACTAAATGTTACAGTAAAATAGATTCACGACATAAGAATCCTGTATTCTTGTTGATAATTATCTATATAGAAAATGCTTCTCGCACTAAGGCTATTTGTACGCCTAGAATCTTGAGTCTTTGCTATGTATAACTTGAATAGACACAAAATCATTCCTGAACTATCTGTCAATGTCACAAATAGTAATTTATTCCGTAGCAtagttaagaaataaatgacaaatatttcaatagcaTGATAATAGATGTGttactacataatataatatttttgtaaagttatatTGCGTGGCTTATAAATCGACGCATGTAAACTGAGCTTTGACTTCGGTGGACAGGGAAACATATCCCTGTGTTTAGcgttgaaatgaaatgtaatagTTTATTCTGCGAACAAGGTAAATTATATAACTTAGGGCCGATTTtgcaatcgccagataacttttattcgatgaatatatttgtcgttttgacagcttttgtatagaaaatatgtcaaacggccatatttattcctcagataaaagttatctgacgattgaaaaatcgggccttagaaATGTAAAACTTATTATAAGCTTTCTGAAGTCGATATTTTCTAATTGGCTGAGAAGCAAATTAGTCCAGGAAAATTAGTAtctttagaataaataaacagaaaaatgcTAAGTTCAGTACTGACAGCGAAGTTCACTTCGCAAACGGTATTTTGGAGCTGTCTTTACTTGCGTCGATTTATACATAATGCTTACGAGTGGCTTATTAGAAGTGAGTAATAGAAACAGTTTTGATAGCACCATGATtgatagaattatttatttactaacaaaattattgtaattcacaatgttaaataaaaaagtataaattaattttttcatttcatttcgcaACTCCTTAGACATGATTCTGCCAGACAATTGTCTATTTCGTCTATGCTTTTAATCTGCAAAGAAGAAATGTTGGAATTAAAAATCCGAGAACCGAATGCAATCAACTAAAAATTTACCCTCCccttttttcgtattttttaacgactctcgcagaaactatttatttattccttgtgtcgcgaaggttttcaaatcacgtgcacagagacacccagactcggaacagtattcgtggaccacacaaatgcttgtcctacgcgggggtcGAACCCGCTCAACcccttggctatccgtgcacttaTTGTTGCAGCATCGCGCAAAATTAGAACAAAATTTTCGTAGAATCAATACTTTTCTCAAAAATTCCTTCTAAAATGTTATAAGgcttttaaaaaaggttattttggCTAACCTCAAGGGTATTTCCTTTATGTTTCGTACACGTCAGGTTTATTTTAGTTCCTATTGCATTTTGTTCTACAAGTTTCTGATTGATCTGTCTCCATATACTGCTGGCTGATTTTAGTACATTCATGTTTCCGAATATGTAGAAAcctggaaataaataaataattttaagtttagaagtaatctaataaataatcaatttttcttatttatagatAGATATTTGAGAAATTCGTGTAATGGCCCTGAAAACCAGATTAAGTTAATCTATTGTCaaatttattgattatattttctgaagatgattgtttgataaaaagacgatggtcaacaaaaaaatagttcaaatgttttttttttataaaacctccAGTTGCTTTTTTTTAGAAACCAGGGTTTGTTTTGAGGTTCCCtcgccttaccaaaaaaggggttaaaatatttagtatttcgTTATTAAGGTTATCCAATTGATATCTTACCTTCTTTAGCTCGGGACAAAGCAACACAGATTCTGTTAGGAGCGTTCAGGAATCCAATCTTGTTGTCTCTGTTACTCCTTACGAGTGATAATATCACTATCCTGTTCTCTTCTCCTTGGTAGTTGTCAACTGCTGTTATTTTAACGTCTCGGAGAAGACTGTATTTTCTAGtaagctacaaaaaaaatgtaggtttaCATGCTTGATGTAATTCGTATTTTTCCGCATTACCCTTTTGTTAGGGTTTAAATTAGGTtggtgataaattaatttagcaATATCTTATTTTGATCAAGTTTATTTAGTGAAAAGAAAGCTGCAAAACCAAGTAAACAAATTCAGACTTCTACTTAAAGCTAGCTGATCTCCAATACTAAAGAGGTTTCCTAATATGATTAGAATTGTATATCGACTTTCGTCACTGACCGTGTCTGGGGTACATTTTAAGTACATAGGTgcatattataacaaaatacatacatccTTTATGAGAGACACTTGGCCGGTGTAAGTGGCGAGTATCGTGATCTCTTCAGGCTTGTACTCCAAGCGCCGAAGGTAGTTCGCCAGGGCGACGCACCACTTAGCCTCCCAAGTGTTCCTGTGACTCCAACTGTCTTCCATACCCTGGAATATTACACAATATGGTTAGTTAGTTTTGTTTGTCTGTAgataggaataaaaaaatgacacatAATACTTAGAGACTTCCTTATATCagaattaaaaattgtataagaaaatatctgataaaaaatataatccagttaatgcgtaataaaatatttaaaaacaataatatctacatgaacaaaaataataaatgcaaaaagccaacgacacgcggtattcccaggcggtcacccatccaagtactaaccgcgcccgatgttgcttaacttcggtgatcggacgagaaccggtgtattcaacgtggtatgggcGTTGGCGATACCTAAGCTAAAATACATGATGGTGTGTAAGACGCCATATTCACAAAGATgaaatttcttattatttaataggtCATCATATATACATTGATGAACATCACTCAGTATTGTTCGTTTGCGAATACGAAATAAGATTgtggttattaaaaaaataataatagaatactGTTTCTTTCTACTAACCTCAGAATCTTCATAAACCTCATGTGTATAGAAAAACAAGTTATCCCGCATCCCTTTCACATCGGGGTACGTATAAACACTGGTATGGGAGTCCAGCCTCTCATATACAGCCGGTACTATCAACTGTACGAAGTCAGGCCTCATTCTGCGTTGTGTAGTCAGGGTCCTAGCGTGGACACCGTTGCGGATCATGCGTTCAAAGAGCGATACTTCAAGGTTAAAGTCTCTGGCTAACTTGTAGTGGGCGGCTGTAGGACGAAGCTGTTTGTGGTCACCTGTGGAGACGGTGTcagtactaaatatttttatggagaTGTTgttagtacaaaatattttggagtTTTTGAgtgattaaaattttactaaataaaagttgtaatttGGTTTTCGTCAAGAATCAGGTCTTGTAAAAGAGAAATATAGTTcatgaaatttataattaatcaaccTCAAAGCTGCATCACGCCTTCAAATGGTATAATTTAAACTGTCTTTGACCACAATCGTATGTCGGTTGTCGCCAATACAATCAACAGCCATAGAAACTAAATATATCGATTTAATCAACTGCTATATTTCCATACTTACCAATAAGTATAAGGTGTTCACATCGATGAGTTAAAGACGCAACGATATGTGCTTCTAATACTTCAGCCGCTTCTTCGACGATCACTGgaatgttaatattatatattttaataaaatcatcatAGAAGGCATTAGTATTTTCTTAAACTAGGTAATATTGCATGCAGATCTCATCTTAAGGCAGATAAAGTGAAGAGTTATTCTAGGCTTTTATACAGCGGTTGACTTCTTTCGCCATTGAATATGAACAGCTCGACATACACAGGTGAATGAAAAGTTAAGAAGCCCTTTCCCTGCAggattatagtttaaaaataaaataagtaaaataatggCTACTTTGAATTCTGTGGGTCACTTAAAATTTTGTCCTAAGAAAATTCGAATCATTTATGTATtcctaaattttaaaacaaatccgTTCATTCGTCATGTCAATTTGGTCTCCAGGTACTTAGTGTTATTATTACTATACCTATAGGTGACAGCAGCTTCCTCATGAGGTCGTGTCTCCTGGCGGCGGTGGTGGTGGTCACCCCCACCACTCTGACGGTCCTCATTACTTCACCGTCAATCAAGGTTGCCACTTCATTTAATTCTTGATTTGTTGTGTTGTGTTGCTCCTATGATATGGCAAACAAGTTTAATAAGATTTAACATTGTAACAAgagaaatcattatttattactgttttattagataaaaagaagaagaatattTTTCACTACGTTTTAGGCATTTTCGTTTAGAAgatccattttttttctgaaaattacCTGTCTATTCAAGAGGCTATAAAACGTTGAAATTTTACAGATCTAAGGAGatcaagttaaataataatttcgataaagatgtattaaaaaaaactactaacttaccaacaaattattcattttagcCAGTAATTGGTTCTTTATAGATTCCACAGCGGCGTAATACACCCGCCATCTTTGTTCAGGGTTCAAACTGTACAAGTCTTTACTTATTTCTATGTTTTGTTCTTGTTTGCTGTTCTGTAAAACTCtgtatttctgaaaaaaaaagagcacaaatttaATACTTGATAACTCATCATCCCGGCTTCTATAGTAGATAGGTATTTTAGTGTTCAACTGGATTGGAAGCAGAAGCCATCACATGTTAGGAGAAGCGTCGGTAAAGTAAAGaattacagtaatttatttttcagttacaCGAGTTTGAAATTTCAGTATTTACCTTAAAACAATCTAATCTCTTCCTAACTCTTTTGATCTGCATCTCAAACTTTTCTGTCATCTTCTGCCCTTCCAAGTGATTGTCAGTAATatctttaacatatttaatactATTCAACATCGATTCTATTTCTGTCAACGCCCATTTCTCAGAGAAGCAAGTTTCGATTTCTTCTGTAAGAGCTAGATCATCTAGTTTCTCCCAGTCCTCTTCGATTAAATCAGAATCATTGGGTTCATCAACTTCTAGAAGTTCTAAATCTTCCTCCAAATGACCAAAAAGCCAGGGAAGTATGCTATCGTCTTTACAACTCTTTAGTTCATAGTTCTTATCACCAACTTTTAGGTGTGGTTTCAATGTTTTGTACGAAACGATTTCTCTTTCACATTTCTCAATCTCACCTTGTACTTCAGTcatttctttgaatattttctcCAACTCATTTCTCTTACTCGCGTACAAGTAAGAATATTTCGACTTGATTTTCGTCCTTAAATTGTGAAGCGTGAATTTTTCTAGCAAAGGACTTTTGCTCTGGCTGCCTAATCTCACTATACTGTTAGTGACACTTAAGATGCCTTCTAGGAACTGATCTAGGGCGTGATTCGTGTAGCAAATGATTAACATCGGGGTGCCTTCGAGTGCTAAATTCCTTAGTAGAGTGGATGCGATTTTCACCCCTATGTACGTTTTACCGGTACCTGGCGGGCCTTGGATTACGGCGAATTCTCGTGTTAGAGCGAACTTGTAGGCTTCTAATTGGGAGTTGTCGAGGCCGAAGTACTGATCAGGCCATTGTTCTGTATCTAATACTGGGAAAGGGATTTCTTCAGAGTTATAAGGTAAAGTGTAAATCGTTTCGTTCGTTAAATAAGTGGGAGGGCTTGATTGTTTCTGGAAAGAGAAAATAGAAGGGTTATTTCGGATACTCTGACATAGGACTgcaaaatatttagtatttattattatttttacattccatattttactttgatgttcggaaataaacatattttttcatgaaatgAATAGTCTTTTATATTCAGGAAGAGACTTTGGTCCACAACATCATAAAATCATAACAATTTTAGCagataagcatttttttatggtaagcccagtttattttttgaaattgtgGGGTTATAATGAAGGATGTTGTTCATTTAGATGTACAAAATGGTAAATTAAACATGACTGAACTtttccgggagcaagatgggtcgatgacataaaaAAGGACTCGGGTCGAGtttggatgaggctagcacaggaccgtagaaattggcacgggaaaggggaggcctatgcccagcagtgaaaggataaaggctgtggatgatgatgaacttTTCCGAATATGCACAGTACTTAAAACAGAACAGACCTGAACATCAACAATATACTTCTTCATAGGCAGATCATCTATTCTAGACTGCTGTAAAACCTTCAGTACTCTGTGGTAGGGCTCGAAGAACACTTCGCTTTCCACCATCAGGTACGCTTCGGAGAATATGTTCCTCGATGTTGGGTTTTGAAATGATACGGCTATctgtaaaagaaatattcattttcaatttttagaCTAAAGGCATCTGTAAATTGACTAGGGGAAGATTGGGTTGTTTCCATATCTCGAAGTTTATTGCAATTTACCCCAGAGATATACATACAtggcaaaataaacaaatgactttCTTGTGACATTTAAACTGCTTGTACCTAAGTCGCGGCAAAAAGTAGCCTGAAAGGAATTACTTTCAAATTGTAGGTAGTCCTTTCTtaggaaaattaaaacattcgtCTTTTTGAGAATAAGTATAAATCAGACAAGGAGTAAAACAGTATAATAAATCAAAGGCGAAGCGTAAACGGTGGGCAGACAGAAAGACTGGACTACTATCGATAAGAATGCCATTGGACCATTGCATGTTACTAAATTCTTTTATgatgtacaataaagaatattctatacTACTTTTATACGTAGATAtaacattagtatagattacaaaagTACTCACATAACCTTCACTTAGCAAGCTCAAACTAGAATCAAGTACAGTCGCACACAAAATAGTTTCAAACTTGTCACTGGTGAAGAGCAATAGCGACCCGAACATCAGCTGCTTGTTGTTCGCGTATCTTTTGAAGTCGACTGTACTGTTGCTCAGGCGCTCCTTCCAAGCTATGTCCACTAGATGGCCTACGCGGTTGTTGCTCACGTAGTTACGGAGAACACGTACTTTTGGGTATACTCTGGAatttaatagatattatattaatgcTAGTAAAAATTAGGGtcagttgttatttttatttaaacttttatcagCGTTGGGATATGAATATAAATGAGATGTCATTATTCCAATTTTTGACAATTGTTTAAGAACGATTTACTCATGCTTATTTatcaggatcgcccgactagtttcagatcgCGAGTCTAAAAAGTCGGGTGAAAGCTtgtgggttcgaaactagtcgggcgatgcTTATAAATAAAGACTATGAGTGAGTAAACCCTTCGCAAACAATATCAATTAAGATATcacttttagaataaaattactgcaataaaaataaactcaccTAATATTCTCATGCCGCCTTTTAGACGGATTCTCCAAGTATTTACctgaagaaagaaaatattatactttgCTTTACAATACAGACTTAACAATATCAAAGAATTAGAATAAATGTTTACCAACATATTCCTTCCCGTAGGGGTCCAAAACAATCTTCTCTTAACAGCTTGAATTGTAAGTCTAGATAATGTTCTATAGTTGCGTAGGCACCGTTAACAATATTCGGTTGTATAGGAACTTTGTTGACTGAAAGTAAATCATCCTGTGTTGGAAATATGTTTAgatttttgaagtaat
The window above is part of the Trichoplusia ni isolate ovarian cell line Hi5 chromosome 11, tn1, whole genome shotgun sequence genome. Proteins encoded here:
- the LOC113498526 gene encoding NFX1-type zinc finger-containing protein 1-like, whose amino-acid sequence is MSDNKASLRIDWFDGTLIEDARPNSSAATSEFADEEPPEPKVTPRPQYTEKKPIGFKRLLDISTLSPPILNLEVSHRPGFWNLLDEEELKGDFIVLIVKILANVYKTLEPGENSKIVKLLRTRFQNSNFLVNIKNYLDELPSVRIVEKRLNSQLWDDAESFYVNILSLCEGIMIFESDNVEFIKEILDLLELTEVSAIGVREEHTERFSNDLFLKIEDLKSRAMRLLKDEDLNEVGTANIAPQETQNQDKNYFKNLNIFPTQDDLLSVNKVPIQPNIVNGAYATIEHYLDLQFKLLREDCFGPLREGICKYLENPSKRRHENIRVYPKVRVLRNYVSNNRVGHLVDIAWKERLSNSTVDFKRYANNKQLMFGSLLLFTSDKFETILCATVLDSSLSLLSEGYIAVSFQNPTSRNIFSEAYLMVESEVFFEPYHRVLKVLQQSRIDDLPMKKYIVDVQKQSSPPTYLTNETIYTLPYNSEEIPFPVLDTEQWPDQYFGLDNSQLEAYKFALTREFAVIQGPPGTGKTYIGVKIASTLLRNLALEGTPMLIICYTNHALDQFLEGILSVTNSIVRLGSQSKSPLLEKFTLHNLRTKIKSKYSYLYASKRNELEKIFKEMTEVQGEIEKCEREIVSYKTLKPHLKVGDKNYELKSCKDDSILPWLFGHLEEDLELLEVDEPNDSDLIEEDWEKLDDLALTEEIETCFSEKWALTEIESMLNSIKYVKDITDNHLEGQKMTEKFEMQIKRVRKRLDCFKKYRVLQNSKQEQNIEISKDLYSLNPEQRWRVYYAAVESIKNQLLAKMNNLLEQHNTTNQELNEVATLIDGEVMRTVRVVGVTTTTAARRHDLMRKLLSPIVIVEEAAEVLEAHIVASLTHRCEHLILIGDHKQLRPTAAHYKLARDFNLEVSLFERMIRNGVHARTLTTQRRMRPDFVQLIVPAVYERLDSHTSVYTYPDVKGMRDNLFFYTHEVYEDSEGMEDSWSHRNTWEAKWCVALANYLRRLEYKPEEITILATYTGQVSLIKDLTRKYSLLRDVKITAVDNYQGEENRIVILSLVRSNRDNKIGFLNAPNRICVALSRAKEGFYIFGNMNVLKSASSIWRQINQKLVEQNAIGTKINLTCTKHKGNTLEIKSIDEIDNCLAESCLRSCEMK